A genomic region of Papaver somniferum cultivar HN1 chromosome 7, ASM357369v1, whole genome shotgun sequence contains the following coding sequences:
- the LOC113295085 gene encoding uncharacterized protein LOC113295085 — protein sequence MTSLSSIKVPVFKGKNFEHWRLQMEDIFIYQEVCDIVKDGYVEPAKGTVLTAQQQNALTVNMKSNYKTTYILHQGIHESLMDKVIYIKEAKRAWYGLINYYKGFDKVKKVRLQTLKRKYEQLQMETTETISEFFSKTLNIVNEMKVNNYTIEDSAIVEKILRSLPEKFESKVTASEECNTAATMTLNELLSSLQAYEQRLSEKTVAAKQVEEALQSQIN from the coding sequence ATGACAAGTTTAAGTTCAATTAAGGTACCAGTGTTTAAAGGTAAAAACTTTGAACACTGGAGGTTACAGATGGAGGATATTTTCATATACCAAGAGGTGTGCGATATTGTGAAAGATGGTTATGTAGAACCAGCAAAAGGAACTGTTTTAACAGCACAACAACAAAATGCTTTAACAGTAAACATGAAGAGTAATTATAAAACAACTTATATTCTTCATCAGGGTattcatgaatctctcatggaTAAAGTTATTTATATTAAAGAAGCTAAGAGAGCATGGTATGGTTTGATAAACTATTACAAAGGATTTGACAAGGTCAAGAAGGTGAGATTACAAACCTTGAAGAGGAAATATGAACAGTTACAGATGGAAACTACTGAAACAATATCAGAgtttttctcaaagacattgaatATTGTCAATGAGATGAAGGTTAATAATTATACAATAGAAGACTCTGCAATTGTAGAGAAGATTTTAAGAAGCTTACCTGAGAAGTTTGAATCAAAAGTAACCGCTAGTGAAGAATGTAACACTGCTGCAACTATGACTCTTAATGAGTTATTGAGTTCTTTACAGGCTTATGAACAAAGACTATCTGAAAAAACAGTTGctgcaaaacaagttgaagaagcTCTTCAAAGTCAAATAAACTAG
- the LOC113295084 gene encoding uncharacterized protein LOC113295084: MADELIDTMKNTKSMKGWMAIKLDMSGAFDRIEWNFVIHGLKSLGFSSDWCDLIYQCISTMSTSILLNGSSGEVYFPQRGLRQGDPLSPYLFILCMECFSRSLFTAETNNLIHGCTVTKNSPSVSRLFFADDCLLFSRANINEAKHIAHIIDQFRIFSGQSVNFDKSGLAFSPKDKYLGVPLLLQKNKVESFSPLMDRFSDRLAPWQSKFIAQPGKTTLTQSVLGTIASHHMDVFPMPRKIADKMDAIQRNFWWNKKNGEKGIYGDGSNISIYKDNWISSILGPPKSNFMSANISKVSDLIDAILDDSQVRPPNSDEIEWKALCKTNLLIKIKHFLWKFLHKCLSTRDRLSRFTKHKQVLCPLCNHHNESSQRLFVECNIFIFVLNNIDFNCVKLLQGKDIHSWIKLWFDKDVNLRPNNTNQFNNICFTMWQIWKTRCSVVFENVQVNADVITMSIKNHMSDWLRIHGSSAINRIVNIVVLAPKHWKSPNASDIKVKAMDLGTFSKSFRSRAGGSIDGI, translated from the exons ATGGCGGATGAGTTGATTGATACCATGAAAAATACTAAGAGTATGAAGGGTTGGATGGCCATTAAATTAGATATGAGTGGGGCCTTTGATAGAATTGAATGGAACTTTGTTATCCACGGCCTAAAAAGTTTAGGATTCTCTTCTGATTGGTGTGATCTCATTTATCAATGTATTTCAACTATGTCCACTTCTATTCTGCTAAATGGCTCTTCAGGTGAAGTCTATTTTCCACAAAGAGGTTTAAGGCAGGGAGACCCTTTATCTCCCTACCTATTTATCCTCTGTATGGAGTGCTTTTCTAGATCCTTATTTACTGCTGAAACTAATAATCTTATTCATGGTTGTACTGTAACTAAAAATAGTCCTTCTGTGAGTCgcttgttttttgcagatgactgcttgcTATTCTCTAGAGCCAACATAAATGAAGCTAAACATATAGCTCACATCATTGATCAATTCAGAATATTCTCAGGTCAATCAGTTAACTTTGATAAATCTGGACTTGCTTTTAGTCCAAAG GATAAGTATCTAGGAGTTCCACTTCTCTTACAGAAGAATAAGGTTGAGTCTTTCTCTCCTCTAATGGATAGGTTTAGTGACAGGCTTGCTCCTTGGCAATCTAAATTCATAGCTCAACCAGGTAAGACCACTTTAACCCAATCTGTTCTAGGTACAATTGCTAGTCACCACATGGATGTTTTCCCCATGCCTAGAAAAATTGCAGATAAAATGGATGCAATCCAAAGGAACTTTTGGTGGAACAAAAAGAATGGTGAAAAAGGCATTTATG GTGATGGCAGTAACATATCAATTTACAAGGATAATTGGATCTCATCAATTCTTGGTCCTCCTAAATCAAATTTTATGTCTGCAAATATCAGTAAAGTTTCTGATTTGATAGAT GCTATTTTGGATGATTCCCAGGTTAGACCTCCTAATAGTGATGAAATAGAATGGAAAGCTCTCTGTAAAACCAACCTTCTTATCAAGATTAAGCATTTTCTATGGAAATTCCTCCATAAGTGCCTATCTACTAGAGATAGATTATCCAGATTCACTAAGCATAAGCAGGTTCTTTGCCCTCTTTGTAACCATCATAATGAGTCTTCTCAGCGTCTGTTTGTTGAATGCAACATCTTTATATTTGTTCTTAACAACATTGATTTTAATTGTGTGAAGTTGCTGCAAGGTAAGGATATTCATTCCTGGATTAAACTTTGGTTTGATAAAGATGTCAATCTTAGGCCAAATAACACCAACCAGTTTAACAATATATGTTTTACAATGTGGCAAATATGGAAAACTAGGTGCAGTGTTGTGTTTGAGAATGTGCAGGTCAATGCAGATGTTATTACTATGAGCATAAAAAATCACATGTCTGATTGGTTAAGAATCCATGGTAGCTCAGCCATAAACAGAATAGTAAACATAGTTGTTTTAGCTCCAAAACACTGGAAAAGTCCAAATGCTAGTGATATCAAA GTAAAAGCAATGGATCTAGGGACTTTCAGCAAAAGTTTTAGATCCAGAGCAGGCGGAAGCATTGACGGCATTTGA